Genomic segment of Sarcophilus harrisii chromosome 4, mSarHar1.11, whole genome shotgun sequence:
AAAGATGGAGTTCATCCTATCAGTCAATAAAGATGTGCGAGCACCCTTATCGTCCAATATGCAAGGATTCAACCTGATATTCCCAAACAGGAAACTAAAACTAGAGAAATTCActaggagagaaaaagaataggtCTAATTGAGTCTCCTTAATAATGGACTAGAAATCACATCTAGATTCGGTCTCAGTTTGCCTACCAACTCTCTGAAAGCACTTCCTCATCTGAATCTCATTTCTCCATATATAAAGCAAGATGGGATTGGATTATGTGATTTCTAAGGTCTGATTGTGTCCTTGTGTttaaaatttcatcattaaaGCTTCAGTCTTTGGAGTTTTTAAGAATCTCctattaaaataaagatgttgCTGTTCCTTAATGTTGTTCAGGCTTTTCATtcctccatttggggttttattggcaaagataccggactgctttgtcatttccttctctagctcattttacagatgagaaaattgaggcaaaaagggttaagtgacttgcagggCTTgtatctaaaaccagatttgaactcaagaagatgaattttcctgattccaagtccagtactctatccattttgccacttaGCTGCACCTAACTCCTTAATAAGGATTAATTAATTGAAAGTCAGCTGAAAACCAAGACTCTGAAAGAAAGGACATAGAAAAGGAGTTAACTGAAGGGTCAGAGAGGCAGAAGGTTCTGGGATTCACCAGAACTGAGTTCTAGCCTTATATCTGCCACTGATTGGATGATATTGAGCAAAGATTCTTCCCTCAGGGCCTCagattccttcatttttaaaatgaaggagttgaaatAAGACAGTCTCTATAGTTCTGATGTTTCATGGTTTTATAATTTCTCCTATTAATTCCTTAAGGTCAGGTGCTGTTTTTTGTCGTTGTATCTCCATATGTTTATCAAGTAGTAGACAATTAACAAATGTGTTTTGATCAATGGATAGATGCTATAAATTCCATGATTTTGATGACATGATGGTTCCTTGATTCTCTGGGAGACTGATGGTTCTTTTGCTTCTGCATGGAATCTTACCTTTGCTGCAATCATGTAAGGTGGAATGATGTCAATAGCCATTTCTTGAAACAGCTCTCTGCACTGCATAGAGATGAAGTCCCCAGCCAGGGGTGATTTAACGATGCCTAATAAACAAGGTAGGGATTGGGTTATAAAACCTCAGGGATTGGGCTGTGGGATTCCCTAAAACCCCATCATCACACAATTCAGTTTTTGATCCTTCCCCACCAGGGTCCTACCTTGCTGCAACACATAGCCATCATGCACAGGTATGGCTGTGGTGTGGGTGGCCCCACTGTCCAGCACCAGGCCTGTTGAGCGCCCATTTGCAAAGCTGGCCCAGTTGGAATAAGTCAAAGAGACAATAACAAAGTGAAGATGGTGGTGGGAGAAAAACCCCTCTGATCCCCACCATTGGTCAATTTACAACATTTATCATACCTAGGTCTATCTCCTGAAAGGGTCTTTCCACGTCTCAGACTTTCAAATTTCACCTCCTCCTTCTGGAGACTTTCTAGTCTCCCCTGAATCCCCCCAGCCTCCTGGCGTTTCTCTCTCTCTAGGGCCTTAGAGTATTTATTGCCAGTTATACTCATTGAGTTCTGATCATCCCTATATCTTATCCTTTACCCCCACCTCCCTACACACAACATTactaatttgtttttcatgtgTACTGTCTCATCAATCAGCTAGATTTTAAGCTTCCTAAAGGCGGGGATCCTGTCTCCTACTTCTCCtacttatttcaatatttttttaaggtCTATAATTTTCACCCACATATATATCTACTTTCTTCCTTAGCAAGTGGTTTTTAAGAAATGTGGCCAAATGATTCATTATTCTAAAATCAACTGGATGATGAGCTTCTCAGAACTCAAATTAGTTCCTAGACTTCTTGTTGACTCATGTCCAACTTTCTGTGATCCCATGAACACCAATAttgttcatggggttttcttgacaaggatactagagtggtttgctatttccctctccagtggattcaggcaaacagattaagtgagttgttcaggatcatacagctaataagtgcctaaagctaaggttttgaattcaggtctgcctACTCTAGAACACATGGGCTATCCACTGACCTACCTACCTTCCTGTAGCTCCCTAGACTACAGCAGTTAATTGCTAATGAATCAGGGTTCAGCCTCTCTGGGTAGTATTTGCTAATATattcattgataatttttttttcaagacacACTCCTTTTACTTTTTCCCACACTTATCTACCACTCCTTTGTCCAGGTCACTTCTTTGCTTAGCTATCCCCTCCCATTTCCACCCCATCTCTTCTTCTTTGAGTATCATTTCTTCCTGCCTCATCATATTCTGTGTGGGGGTGAGGAGGGGTTGGGGGTGAGTTAGTGTGAAAAGAGAATTTCTCCTCTCACCCCTGTCATTCTGCTGTTCTTGAGCATGTCCTTTAAGCTGTTTTGAGGagaatggggaggggggtgggtTTAGGAGAAAATACCATTGCTCAGTCCTCCATTGTGGGATTAGTCTTTATCTCCTTAACCTCCTTAACCACTCATTCCAAGGAATCAGGCCCAGACTCAGTTTGCTTCAGCAACCAACTACCTTCCTCACTTGGTGCTCTTAGCGTGCCCCCATGACTCCCCCTTTTTTGGTCAGCCCAGGGGGATACGCAGTGAGCACTGCTGTCTTGCACAGGAAGAAGGCAGGAATGTTGTACTGTTCAAACATTAGCTCTGTGAGCTTTTCCCTTTTGGCTCGAGTATTCCActatgggaggaagggaagagagaataaggaaggCTTTAGGTTGAAGAAAAATACACtaacatgcacacatacacaattaTGCAGTAACATGCAGGtacatatataccaaaataacaCTCACACTTAGAATGGAAAGCAGAGAAGCCAGGGACCAAGCCAACtaacataatataaaatgatCTTTACTATCATAAGTCCTCCCTACCCCCCAGTGAATGAGTCCTATCCCCATTCACAGAGGTACATGAATATGAAAATGAGGAGCACTTGTGGAGAAGATAGGTGGAGAAATGATAActggaggaaggggggagattGGGTTCAATTTTGATGAAGACTTTGAGGGGAGAGAGATGGAGTGGCTAAATGGGATCCCAGGGTTGAGGCCCAATGTAGAAATAAGGGTGATAGATGAAGGATTCTGAGGTAGGCTGATTAAGATGGAGGACAGACTCCAGAAGCAAGGGGACCCAGAACTGGGAGTACGTACCGGGGCCTCAGACATGAGTACAGGGTGCAGATTAGGCTCCGATTTGACATGTTTGCTGTAAGTGTGATCCAGAATGGCCCGGAAACACTCCCAGTCCTCAACTGGGCAccggggaggggaggaggaaacagaggcatgGGAGACGAGGGGTGGTGAAAGAGGAAGACACAGACAGATatgagggaaagggagacagagaagggaaataGACAGAGGTAGATAGGGTGATAGTGAAAAGACAGGAAAGTCAGAAAGAGATTTGGAGTGTagcagaaaggaaaagagaagaaagaaagatagaaatacgGAGAAAAAGATTCAGACAGACAAATTTCAGGGTGAAAGACAgtaaatgaaatgaagaaggaaatagacaaGAGCATGTTTCAGGGCGTTTGTATgataagaaaaagacaaagacaggtGTAGGTAGGAAAggtgggaagaggaggggagagaaaaatgtgGTGGTAGGCCTGAGTAGAAAAGCCAAACCCCTTTCCCTACTCTAGGGACTTGGGAAGTGAGTATGATtgaagctgggggaggggggggacagagaggaaataaggaaaactgGGTAACCCTGGGACCTTGTAAGGGGAGGTCTTGATCAGCTTTGGAACAACTGGCTATGTATCTGGGATGGGAGTTGGTCAGGGGCATACTGTGGTCATGGGGAATGGGACAGGGTCAAAGGCTGCAGCAGTAGTGTCCCCAGGACTGGAGATTGGGGTCTCCCTTACTCATGCCATTCTTGAGGGGTGACATGACCTCAGCCCCATCCCTTGGCACATGCAAGGCATTGGTGTCGATGTGGAatgttttccccttcttctccttctctccatccagCTCTAGCCCACCCCCCTCCTCCAAGGTCAGCAACCCTACTGTAGTGGGGAAGTCAGcctggggggaggaagggagagcagATTATGgtcaccttttcttttcttcacttacCTTTTATCCCTGAACACCCATTCCCAATTGCCACATGCCATAGTTCTTGCCAACCCCTACCCTTCCCTGGGCTCTCATCACCATTCTATTGACCCCATGTTAGGACTTTCCCAAACTATCAGGAGCTTCCCCATATCTCTTTCAGGGTATTTATCCATGATAGAAGGGAATGGGGTTCCAGGGACCAAGGGGGAGAGAAGTAGGACTGATATGGACTTTAGTTAAGTTGAAATGGGGGTGGAAAACTAAAAGACTCACCTTGGGGCAGTCCTCCCCAGCATACCCTGCCCGAACGGAGAAGGAACCTATATCAAAAACCAGCGCTCCAACTTCATCTgtatgtgggggagggggagcagagggcaggaaggagagaagattGTAGGTCAGAGTAGAGGGGCTTTCCCCTGCACCCCCAAACTCCACCTCAGAAGATCCTAGGAAAAATGGAATCAGGGACAAGAgactctctcctttcccccaaactCCACTTAAGGAAGGCCATAGGGATATCATGAGATCAAAGGAGAGGGAGGAGTCTCCTCCACAAACCACAATTCAGATGGGCATTTTGGGCATGAGACCATCCCTGGGATTTGAAGGAACAGTAGGAACTTCGATACAGGGAGATTTGTAGAAGGCAGGACATGCAGAGGGGAATTGTATGTGGATGGGAGGTCTTAGCATTGACAAGATCTGAGATTCTGTGTTAGGGTGAAGACTACCTCAGGGAAGGGTATAAGAGGTAGTCGATGAGCAGCTGATGACAGGGCAGTGGGAGCAAAGAGAGCCCTAAGGGAGGTGAGGAATGATTGATGGAATGCCAGCCACGAGACACTAGCCCTGCAGGTATGAACCAGGGCTGGGGCTGCAGGGACTGGGTACACTAGATTAGGGGTGTGGTGTGAAATGACCTGTCTTAAAGGCCGGGGTCTCGGGGCTTGCTCACCTCCCCCATAGACACCTCCGCTCATGGTGGCTGCTTCCACTCTGGCTCCAGTTCCTGCGGTGGTTCCAGGCCGTGGACCCAAGAAGCAGCAGCGGGATCAGCACCGAGATAACTGGACAGCTCCAGGGATCCAGGAGGTAGGGAAAGGGTACTTAAGGACTGGCCAATCAGAGTACGGgatcccccacccccactcacGCTTCCAATTGGTGGGAAGCGCAGACAATAACCCAGGCCTGCGCCTCCGTCTTAAAGGGCCAGGAGCCCCTAGGAATTTCTGTCTAGAAGGGTAGAGGCTGGAACATCtataaaaaagggagaggggagatagGAAAATCCTGAGATCCATCCTGAAGTCAGGGCCCAGAGGAGAGGGAGTAGGTATGATTTTTGGCTTAAGCTAGGTCTCCTAGAGGACTCTTAAGTGATTTAATTGGACTAAGCCTAAAATCTAATTAGCCAATGTGGTGCTAACACAGGCTCAAGAGAATACTGAAGGCCAAAGGGTGAGAGAAATAGAAGaactgagaagaaagaaagggagagaaaagagaaaaaagtgaggggaagaagaaggaacgAAACAGAATTGAAGAATCCTCTCCTTCCCCATATCTAATCTTTAACTTGGTGACAACTTTTTGTGTTATAAATCTCCCTGGCAGTcttgtgtttttaaatgcataaaacacatagaattaaaaaggaaaccaattgttttaaatgtttatatataaatacatatgcacataatacatacatgatatatgagtatatacatacatacatatgttctCGTTCATATAAAATTCAGAGACACCTGGCCAAGAATTCCTGCaactgaattcaggtcttccactCTTTCTGTCCATGTCTTTtgctgatttttgtctttttaagccTTTTTGAAACTATAAAGATCTCTCCTTGTTTGGCCCTGAAAATGATCAAATGAAAGTCAAGTTGATAGCTCCATTGATCCTGTAACCTTGATTTGGCTCTTCACTCTCCATTTCTTAAGGCACAATGAATTTTGTACACTGGAGGTGGTGTTTCAATAAGAAATCTgtaggagcaaaaaaaaaatacgtAGGGGagttatatctttaaatattttaaagtttgttatGTAGGGATCAGACATTGTTGGAATAAAAGGCTTAATACAGATCTAGAACTAAAAGTTATCTTAAAAGTCACTGAATCCAAACATCTCATTTTGAAGACATTgaaagttcagtgatttgccgTGTGATAAAGTTGGTTAGTGAGATGAGATTCCAtcctaagtcttcctgacttcaagt
This window contains:
- the ACTL6B gene encoding actin-like protein 6B; the protein is MSGGVYGGDEVGALVFDIGSFSVRAGYAGEDCPKADFPTTVGLLTLEEGGGLELDGEKEKKGKTFHIDTNALHVPRDGAEVMSPLKNGMIEDWECFRAILDHTYSKHVKSEPNLHPVLMSEAPWNTRAKREKLTELMFEQYNIPAFFLCKTAVLTAFANGRSTGLVLDSGATHTTAIPVHDGYVLQQGIVKSPLAGDFISMQCRELFQEMAIDIIPPYMIAAKEPVREGAPPNWKKKEKLPQVSKSWHNYMCNEVIQDFQASVLQVSDSPYDEQVAAQMPTVHYEMPNGYNTDYGAERLRIPEGLFDPSNVKGLSGNTMLGVGHVVTTSIGMCDIDIRPGLYGSVIVTGGNTLLQGFTDRLNRELSQKTPPSMRLKLIASNSTMERKFSPWIGGSILASLGTFQQMWISKQEYEEGGKQCVERKCP